A genome region from Cucurbita pepo subsp. pepo cultivar mu-cu-16 chromosome LG02, ASM280686v2, whole genome shotgun sequence includes the following:
- the LOC111785515 gene encoding alcohol dehydrogenase 1-like yields MSSTVGQVIKCKAAVAWEAGKPLVIEEVEVAPPQANEVRLRILFTSLCHTDVYFWEAKGQTPLFPRIFGHEAGGIVESVGEGVTNLKPGDHVLPIFTGECGDCRHCQSEESNLCDLLRINTDRGVMLNDGKTRFSINGQPIYHFVGTSTFSEYTVIHVGCLAKINPAAPLDKVCVLSCGISTGLGATLNVAKPKKGSSVAIFGLGAVGLAAAEGARIAGASRIIGVDLNPARFEEARKFGCNEFLNPRDYKRPVQEVIAEMTDGGVDRSVECTGSIHAMISAFECVHDGWGVAVLVGVPSRDDAFKTHPMKLLNERTLKGTFFGNYKPRSDIPGVVEKYMNQELELEKFITHTVPFSEINKAFDYMLKGESIRCIIRMDE; encoded by the exons ATGTCATCCACTGTCGGTCAAGTCATCAAATGCAAGG CTGCTGTTGCATGGGAGGCCGGAAAGCCACTGGTGATCGAGGAAGTGGAAGTGGCACCACCGCAGGCCAATGAAGTCCGATTGAGGATCCTCTTCACATCTCTCTGCCACACCGATGTATATTTCTGGGAAGCTAAG GGCCAAACCCCGTTGTTCCCTCGTATCTTTGGACATGAAGCTGGAGG TATTGTTGAGAGTGTTGGAGAAGGAGTCACAAATCTGAAACCAGGAGACCATGTTCTTCCTATTTTCACTGGTGAATGTGGGGATTGTCGCCATTGCCAGTCGGAAGAGAGCAACCTGTGTGATCTTCTTCGTATCAACACTGATCGTGGAGTTATGCTCAATGATGGGAAGACCAGATTCTCCATTAATGGACAGCCCATTTATCACTTCGTTGGAACCTCCACTTTCAGTGAATACACCGTTATTCACGTTGGCTGTTTAGCCAAGATCAACCCAGCTGCCCCTCTCGACAAAGTCTGTGTTCTTAGCTGCGGCATTTCCACAGGTCTTGGTGCTACTTTGAATGTTGCAAAGCCTAAAAAGGGTTCATCTGTTGCTATCTTTGGACTTGGAGCTGTCGGCCTCGCT GCTGCTGAAGGAGCAAGAATTGCCGGAGCATCCAGGATCATTGGTGTTGATCTGAACCCAGCTCGATTCGAAGAAG CGAGGAAATTCGGATGCAATGAGTTTTTGAATCCAAGGGATTACAAGAGGCCAGTTCAAGAGGTGATAGCAGAGATGACAGACGGAGGTGTCGACCGGAGTGTGGAATGCACCGGAAGCATTCATGCGATGATCTCAGCCTTCGAATGCGTTCACGAC GGGTGGGGTGTTGCAGTACTAGTGGGAGTACCAAGCAGAGACGACGCATTCAAAACTCATCCCATGAAGCTCCTGAACGAGAGGACTCTAAAGGGTACCTTCTTCGGCAACTACAAGCCCCGATCCGACATTCCCGGAGTGGTCGAGAAGTACATGAACCAG GAGCTGGAATTGGAGAAGTTCATCACACATACAGTGCCGTTTTCTGAGATCAACAAGGCATTCGATTACATGCTGAAAGGGGAGTCGATTCGATGCATTATTCGAATGGATGAGTGA